The DNA region ACTTTCTCGATCCTCGTCTACTCCGCCGTCAAGGATCTAAAGATCGGCAAGGTATCTCTGGAGTGCGCGGTGTGCTTGAGCGAGTTTGACGACTTCGAAACGCTGCGTTTGCTTCCTAAATGCGACCACGTCTTCCATCCAGATTGCATCGACGCCTGGCTCGCCGCTCACGTGACGTGTCCGGTTTGCCGCGCCAACCTCACGTGCGCCGAGTCGAACTCGCGAGCGACCGAGCTAAACGCCAATTTAAACCCGGAAGATTCGAGTTCAAGGAGTCCGATTGAAATCCGGGAGGTACCAAAAGACGCCGTTGTGCTCATTGTGGATGAAAACCAAAGAGGGGGCCCAGAAGCAGTTGAGGTAGGGGACCCACGAAGGAGATCAGGAAAGTTCCTTCCTGAACTTCCGAGATCGCACTCGACGGGTCACTCGCTGATCCGACCCGGATTGGACACTGAGCGGTACACGTTGAGACTACCGGAGAAGGTGAGGAGGCAGGTAGTTTCGAGCGGCAACGGCAAGCTGACACGTTCGACTAGCTATGACATCGTTTTGCGTCGCCTCGGGAGTTCGAGGAAGGGCTATAGGTATGGCGGCGGTGAAGGGAACAGCAGTGTGGATAATCAAA from Malus domestica chromosome 01, GDT2T_hap1 includes:
- the LOC103431641 gene encoding E3 ubiquitin-protein ligase ATL6-like; the encoded protein is MGLQHMGDGFLDLVLKNRSQSLVEGARVILESDNFDGVPIDNVSAFVALLGKLGDKGLDPAVIQTFSILVYSAVKDLKIGKVSLECAVCLSEFDDFETLRLLPKCDHVFHPDCIDAWLAAHVTCPVCRANLTCAESNSRATELNANLNPEDSSSRSPIEIREVPKDAVVLIVDENQRGGPEAVEVGDPRRRSGKFLPELPRSHSTGHSLIRPGLDTERYTLRLPEKVRRQVVSSGNGKLTRSTSYDIVLRRLGSSRKGYRYGGGEGNSSVDNQTSSTRGCC